In Chryseobacterium gotjawalense, the following are encoded in one genomic region:
- a CDS encoding heme-binding domain-containing protein — protein MKTFLNILYWFLIVIALIQFIPIDRTNKPVDSKVDFVKVYNTPKNVQQLLKTACYDCHSNETVYPKYAYIAPISWSVKHHVNEGRTYLNLSEWGNFNRDLKKDMLKKTVNALKVYSMPMPGYIAQHPGANLNKAERTLLIDYFENILNTENY, from the coding sequence ATGAAAACTTTTTTAAACATCCTTTATTGGTTTCTGATTGTTATCGCATTGATACAGTTTATTCCGATTGACAGAACCAATAAACCCGTGGATTCAAAAGTAGATTTTGTAAAGGTTTACAACACGCCGAAAAACGTACAGCAACTCCTGAAAACAGCTTGTTACGACTGCCACAGCAATGAAACCGTTTATCCTAAATACGCTTATATCGCACCGATTTCCTGGTCTGTAAAACATCATGTGAATGAGGGGAGAACCTATCTGAATCTTTCTGAATGGGGAAACTTCAACCGGGACTTGAAAAAAGACATGCTTAAAAAAACAGTTAATGCACTGAAAGTGTACAGCATGCCAATGCCTGGTTATATCGCCCAACATCCGGGAGCAAATCTTAACAAAGCAGAAAGAACACTGCTCATCGATTACTTTGAAAATATTTTAAACACAGAAAATTACTAG
- a CDS encoding carboxylesterase family protein — protein sequence MKTKVIKFAFLLILFCLFQCCISQKTQFGTKTEIRGSKDSAQSIGRISFIKSLDDSEFKEGQFSNGKESLKYRMLSPEKIKLEKKHPLIVVFHGSGAIGTDNKSQMGILSKMWLLPENRKRYPSFVLSPQFPVRSSNYHLDEKLGVPVSESNEYLDLLLKSIDSLSNSNNIDRSRIYVMGFSMGGATTSNAISKRPDLFAAAINISGISQFDNNEKLFRTPIWLVHGSLDTDNFPHSNLKFYEEMKEKGQVLFWEFKDKYHNNILSAKLVDAMPQWLFNQKK from the coding sequence ATGAAAACGAAAGTTATTAAGTTCGCTTTTTTACTCATTTTATTCTGCCTTTTTCAATGCTGTATTTCGCAAAAAACACAGTTTGGAACAAAGACAGAAATTCGCGGTTCTAAAGATTCAGCCCAAAGTATAGGTAGAATTTCATTTATTAAAAGTTTAGATGATTCTGAATTTAAAGAAGGCCAGTTCAGCAATGGAAAAGAATCCTTAAAATACAGAATGCTAAGCCCGGAAAAAATAAAGTTGGAAAAAAAACATCCGCTGATCGTGGTTTTTCATGGCTCCGGCGCAATTGGTACCGACAACAAATCTCAAATGGGAATTTTGTCTAAAATGTGGCTGCTGCCGGAAAACAGAAAGAGATATCCGTCGTTTGTTTTGTCTCCTCAATTTCCAGTCCGTTCTTCCAATTATCACCTGGATGAAAAACTGGGAGTTCCTGTTTCGGAATCGAATGAATATTTGGATCTTCTTTTAAAATCCATCGATTCATTATCAAATTCAAACAATATCGACCGGTCCCGAATTTACGTGATGGGATTTTCAATGGGCGGAGCGACAACTTCGAATGCGATTTCTAAAAGACCGGATCTGTTTGCGGCAGCAATTAATATTTCGGGAATTTCACAATTTGACAATAATGAAAAACTTTTTAGAACACCGATATGGCTTGTTCATGGAAGTTTAGACACGGATAATTTTCCTCACAGTAATTTAAAATTTTACGAAGAGATGAAGGAAAAAGGACAGGTTCTTTTTTGGGAATTCAAAGACAAATATCATAATAATATATTATCTGCGAAACTCGTAGATGCAATGCCACAATGGCTTTTTAATCAGAAAAAATAA
- the panB gene encoding 3-methyl-2-oxobutanoate hydroxymethyltransferase → MSVHSEIKKITTETLRKMKFDKEKITMLTAYDFTTAKMVDAGGIDAILIGDSAANVMAGHETTLPITMDQMIYHTQCVVRGVDRALIVADLPFGSYQSNSEKALESAVRMMKEGGAHSVKIEGGKEIEESITKIINAGIPVMGHLGLTPQSIYQFGTYKVRAKEDAEAEKLMSDAKLLEELGCFALVLEKIPADLAKRVSESISIPTIGIGAGAGCDGQVLVYHDMVGMNKGFSPKFLRRYLDLYTEITGAVSSFVKDVKTGDFPNENESY, encoded by the coding sequence ATGTCTGTACATTCAGAAATAAAAAAAATCACCACCGAGACTTTGCGAAAAATGAAATTCGACAAAGAGAAGATCACCATGCTTACCGCATACGATTTCACGACTGCTAAAATGGTGGATGCCGGTGGAATTGATGCAATCCTCATCGGAGATTCTGCAGCCAACGTGATGGCCGGACATGAAACAACACTTCCCATCACGATGGATCAGATGATTTATCATACCCAATGTGTGGTTCGTGGCGTAGACCGTGCTTTGATCGTAGCAGATCTGCCTTTTGGTTCTTACCAGAGTAATTCTGAGAAAGCCCTGGAATCTGCTGTTAGAATGATGAAAGAAGGAGGTGCGCATTCAGTGAAAATTGAAGGGGGAAAAGAAATTGAAGAATCGATTACTAAAATTATTAACGCCGGAATTCCTGTAATGGGACATTTGGGTCTTACGCCGCAGTCGATCTATCAGTTTGGAACGTATAAAGTGAGAGCAAAAGAAGATGCAGAGGCTGAGAAATTAATGAGCGATGCGAAGTTGCTCGAAGAATTAGGTTGCTTTGCGTTGGTTCTGGAAAAGATTCCGGCTGATCTTGCAAAAAGAGTTTCAGAAAGCATTTCAATTCCAACAATTGGAATCGGAGCAGGCGCAGGATGTGACGGGCAGGTTCTTGTTTATCACGATATGGTCGGTATGAACAAGGGTTTTTCGCCAAAATTCTTAAGAAGATATCTTGATTTATATACCGAAATTACGGGCGCAGTTTCCAGTTTTGTGAAAGATGTAAAAACCGGGGATTTTCCTAATGAAAACGAAAGTTATTAA
- a CDS encoding Crp/Fnr family transcriptional regulator — protein sequence MSLEKQTLIEENLQKLFNDESFKEMLPAEDYEKYISAKQILKFNKGGIIFEDGEIPNGVYFLNKGTAKLSKQGVYGKDQILRFIKEGDLIGYRSLLCGEDFQAKAEAMTEVEATFLPSDLFLQMLEVAPKFSFVMLQKIAFELGESSNTVTFLAQKTVRERLAEILLLLEQKLGTDPEGFIKISLTREEIANIIGTATESAIRLISEFKQDKLIEVEGRNIKILNHEKLIRLGHVII from the coding sequence ATGTCGTTAGAGAAACAAACCCTGATCGAAGAGAACTTACAGAAACTATTTAATGATGAATCTTTCAAAGAAATGCTTCCGGCAGAAGATTATGAAAAATACATTTCTGCCAAGCAAATTTTAAAATTTAATAAAGGCGGAATTATTTTCGAAGATGGTGAAATCCCAAACGGAGTTTATTTTTTAAATAAAGGAACTGCAAAGCTTTCTAAACAGGGAGTTTACGGTAAAGATCAAATTCTTAGATTTATTAAAGAAGGCGATTTGATCGGCTACCGTTCCTTACTTTGTGGTGAGGATTTCCAGGCGAAAGCGGAGGCAATGACCGAAGTGGAAGCGACTTTTTTACCGTCTGATTTATTTCTTCAAATGTTGGAAGTAGCGCCAAAGTTTTCATTTGTTATGCTGCAGAAAATCGCCTTCGAATTAGGTGAATCCTCCAATACCGTTACTTTTTTAGCACAAAAGACCGTTCGTGAAAGACTGGCAGAAATCCTGCTTTTATTAGAACAGAAATTAGGAACAGATCCCGAAGGATTTATTAAGATTTCTTTAACAAGAGAAGAAATTGCCAACATCATCGGAACTGCAACTGAAAGCGCAATCCGTTTGATTTCTGAGTTCAAACAGGACAAACTCATTGAAGTGGAAGGCAGAAACATCAAAATCCTGAACCACGAAAAACTAATTAGGTTGGGTCACGTGATCATTTGA
- a CDS encoding heavy metal translocating P-type ATPase: MSENCFHCGQTTDKELINFDEKSFCCNGCKSVYEILNMNNLGNFYELNKSSGIRPNDDNTSQFDYLDTPEVFAKVTDFSEGNTSLVTLKIPVIHCSSCIWLLESLQTLNGNINYSQVNFTRKNVQISFNHQELKLSELAKFLMNLGYKPVINLETADKKEETFDKTLIVKLAIAGFAFGNGMFFSYPEYAEQVMGTTDYWMDTYKNMFRFIMFLLATPVVFYSASDYFKSAWFGLKNKIVNIDVPIVLGVLMLYGRSIYEVLTDYGPGYFDTLCGLLFFMLLGKLFQKRTYSALSYDRDYKSFYPIAVTKVDFDGKQQNILLNELKIGDRIMVRNQEIIPVDAILIQGEGNIDNSFITGESASIPKKPGDKIFAGGKQVGSVLELEVIKNVNQSYLTQLWNKEAFKKFETGLDTMTNDLSKYFTFIILGITLIAGIYWGQHDFEKMFQVVAAILIVACPCALALSAPFTLGHIMRIMGRNKFYVKDTLTIEKLAKIDTLVFDKTGTITHNKKANVFFEGEEISEFDLKNLKSLLKNSNHPLSKSLYHFLEIEEEYFPIDHFTETPGKGYIGNVRGKNYKIGSASFIGQPSKNLETAVYISRDGQFLGKYIFTNEYRENMSDMFSELNDYQTHILSGDNSSEESSLKHLVPNVDKMKFNQSPEDKLNFIKALQDDHKKVAMLGDGLNDAGALKQSNVGIAVADDTHSFTPSSDVIMGGNQINELKKYFDLSKDAVKIVKFTFGISLFYNVIGLSFAVTGHLSPLVAAILMPISSISVVIFTSLATWIRSAKYFKIN, from the coding sequence TTGTCAGAAAACTGTTTTCACTGTGGGCAAACCACAGACAAAGAGCTTATCAACTTCGATGAAAAATCCTTTTGCTGTAATGGATGCAAATCGGTGTACGAAATTCTGAATATGAATAATTTGGGGAATTTCTATGAACTGAATAAAAGTTCTGGAATCAGGCCAAATGATGATAACACTTCACAATTCGATTATTTAGACACCCCGGAAGTATTTGCAAAAGTAACCGATTTCTCAGAAGGCAACACTTCTTTAGTCACTCTTAAAATTCCTGTAATTCACTGTTCGTCATGTATCTGGCTTTTAGAAAGTTTACAGACGCTGAACGGGAATATCAATTATTCGCAGGTCAATTTCACCAGAAAAAATGTTCAGATTTCCTTTAATCATCAGGAGTTAAAACTTAGTGAACTCGCTAAATTCCTCATGAATCTTGGATATAAGCCGGTCATCAATCTGGAAACTGCCGACAAAAAAGAAGAAACTTTCGATAAAACTTTAATTGTTAAATTAGCCATTGCGGGTTTTGCATTTGGGAACGGAATGTTTTTTTCTTATCCGGAATACGCCGAACAGGTGATGGGCACCACCGATTATTGGATGGACACCTACAAAAACATGTTCCGGTTCATCATGTTTCTTTTAGCAACACCTGTGGTTTTTTATTCTGCTTCAGATTATTTTAAATCTGCCTGGTTTGGTTTGAAAAACAAAATCGTAAACATTGATGTTCCAATTGTTTTGGGAGTTCTGATGCTTTATGGCCGAAGTATTTATGAAGTTTTAACCGATTACGGTCCCGGATATTTCGATACTTTATGCGGTCTATTATTCTTCATGCTGCTGGGAAAACTTTTCCAGAAGAGAACCTACAGTGCTTTATCCTACGACCGGGATTATAAATCCTTTTATCCTATCGCTGTGACCAAAGTAGATTTCGATGGGAAACAGCAAAACATTTTATTGAATGAACTGAAAATAGGAGACCGAATTATGGTGCGTAATCAGGAAATCATTCCGGTTGATGCCATTTTAATTCAGGGTGAAGGAAATATTGACAATAGTTTCATCACTGGAGAAAGTGCTTCAATACCGAAAAAACCGGGCGACAAAATCTTTGCCGGCGGAAAACAGGTTGGTTCTGTATTGGAACTGGAAGTCATTAAAAACGTTAATCAAAGTTATCTGACGCAACTCTGGAATAAAGAAGCCTTCAAGAAGTTCGAAACCGGTCTTGATACAATGACCAATGACCTCAGTAAATATTTTACTTTCATCATTTTGGGAATTACGCTTATTGCTGGGATTTATTGGGGTCAACATGATTTTGAAAAAATGTTCCAGGTGGTTGCTGCAATATTGATTGTGGCTTGCCCGTGTGCTTTGGCACTGTCGGCACCATTTACTCTGGGGCATATTATGCGGATTATGGGACGCAATAAATTTTATGTAAAAGACACTTTAACGATTGAGAAATTAGCTAAAATCGACACACTGGTTTTCGACAAAACAGGAACGATTACACATAATAAAAAAGCAAATGTCTTTTTTGAAGGTGAAGAAATATCTGAATTTGATTTAAAGAATTTAAAAAGTTTATTGAAAAATTCAAACCATCCCTTGTCCAAAAGCTTATACCATTTCCTGGAAATTGAGGAGGAATATTTTCCAATCGACCATTTTACAGAAACTCCGGGGAAAGGATATATTGGTAATGTAAGAGGGAAAAACTATAAAATAGGATCGGCCAGTTTTATCGGGCAACCGTCTAAAAACCTTGAGACTGCTGTTTATATTTCAAGAGACGGTCAGTTTTTAGGCAAATATATTTTCACCAACGAGTACCGGGAAAATATGTCGGATATGTTCTCAGAATTAAATGATTATCAAACTCATATCTTAAGTGGTGATAATTCTTCAGAAGAAAGTTCATTAAAGCATTTGGTTCCCAATGTAGATAAAATGAAATTTAATCAAAGTCCGGAAGACAAACTGAATTTCATAAAAGCTCTGCAGGATGACCACAAAAAAGTAGCGATGCTTGGTGACGGACTGAATGACGCTGGAGCTTTAAAACAAAGTAATGTAGGAATCGCTGTGGCAGATGACACACATTCCTTCACGCCATCATCTGATGTCATTATGGGAGGCAATCAAATAAATGAGCTGAAAAAATACTTTGATTTATCAAAAGATGCGGTAAAAATTGTGAAATTCACTTTTGGAATCAGTTTGTTTTACAATGTAATCGGGCTGTCATTCGCTGTTACGGGGCATTTATCTCCGTTAGTAGCTGCGATTTTGATGCCTATCAGTTCTATCAGCGTAGTAATCTTTACTTCACTGGCGACCTGGATCCGATCGGCTAAATATTTTAAAATCAATTAA
- the ccoS gene encoding cbb3-type cytochrome oxidase assembly protein CcoS: MDILYLMILCSVSLAVIFLIIFIISARNGQFEDDESPAVRILLDSEIIKEDSPVSKEAESTEKLDKRTEEKSD, encoded by the coding sequence ATGGATATATTATATTTAATGATTCTTTGCAGTGTCTCTTTAGCTGTAATTTTCTTGATCATTTTTATAATAAGTGCGAGAAATGGCCAGTTTGAAGATGATGAATCCCCCGCAGTCCGTATATTGCTGGATTCAGAAATTATTAAAGAAGATTCACCCGTTTCTAAAGAAGCAGAATCAACAGAGAAATTAGATAAAAGAACAGAAGAAAAAAGTGATTAG
- the ccoN gene encoding cytochrome-c oxidase, cbb3-type subunit I, which produces METQKFSYDNNIVRAFLYATIVFGIVGFLLGLTAALMLFYPELPEFFFGTDDATIVSLRSGNLQGLINSHGALGFGRIRMLHTSAVIFAFVCNGFFAGAYYSMQRLLKTRMYSDTLSWIHFWGWQLMIVSVVITFLMGINTSKEYAEHEWPIDILILVIWLVFGFNMFATIIKRRVRHLYVAIWFYLGTWVAIAMLHIFNNLEVPLSFTGWKSYSAYAGVKDALVQWWYGHNAVAFVLTTPVLGLMYYFLPKAADRPIFSYKLSIIHFWSLIFVYIWAGPHHLQYTAIPGWAQALATGFSIMLIAPSWGGMLNGLLTLRGAWDKVRENPILKFFVVAITCYGMATFEGPILATKTLNKIGHYTDWVIGHVHIGALGWNGFMTFGMIYYLIPIMWRTKIWSVKLANWHFWLGTLGIIFYAVPLYIAGFTQGLMWKQFNPDGTLLYKNWLDTVTAIIPYYQMRFVGGFLYIAGAILMCVNVVATVRNGSFQKNVPAEAPALAKISNQRKEGEGLHLWIERMPTLLTILSFVAVAIGGFVEIVPTLLIKENVPTIAAVKPYSPLELEGRDLYIREGCNSCHTQMIRPFRDEVVRFNGKNGQYSKAGEFIYDRPFLWGSKRTGPDLHREGGKNPSSWHYKHMLNPRVTSAGSIMPRYPWLIARDLDRSQMVAKIELMKNTFDVPYTKAQIDSADSWADNQASFIVKQIYSEAADVKNAYEAKKKADGADFVPLEKKEIIALIAYLQRLGTDIKTTEIQTASTK; this is translated from the coding sequence ATGGAAACACAGAAGTTTAGTTATGACAATAACATTGTGCGAGCCTTCCTTTATGCAACAATAGTATTTGGTATTGTTGGATTTTTGTTAGGTCTTACGGCGGCATTAATGTTATTCTACCCAGAACTTCCGGAATTCTTTTTCGGAACAGATGATGCAACGATTGTAAGTTTGCGAAGTGGAAATCTACAAGGTCTTATCAACAGCCACGGTGCTCTCGGTTTTGGCCGTATCAGAATGCTTCATACCAGTGCGGTAATTTTTGCATTCGTTTGTAATGGTTTTTTCGCGGGAGCGTACTACTCTATGCAGCGACTCCTTAAAACAAGAATGTACAGTGACACCCTTTCCTGGATCCATTTCTGGGGCTGGCAGCTGATGATTGTATCCGTTGTTATTACTTTTTTAATGGGTATAAATACTTCAAAAGAATACGCAGAGCACGAATGGCCAATCGATATTTTGATTTTAGTGATCTGGTTGGTTTTCGGATTCAACATGTTTGCAACGATTATAAAAAGAAGAGTCCGTCACCTGTATGTTGCCATTTGGTTTTATTTGGGGACATGGGTTGCGATTGCGATGCTTCATATTTTCAACAACTTAGAAGTTCCATTATCATTTACAGGCTGGAAATCTTACTCCGCTTATGCTGGAGTTAAAGATGCTCTTGTACAGTGGTGGTATGGTCACAATGCAGTAGCATTCGTATTGACAACGCCGGTTTTAGGATTAATGTATTATTTCTTGCCAAAAGCTGCCGACAGACCGATCTTCTCTTATAAACTGTCGATTATTCACTTCTGGTCATTGATATTCGTTTATATCTGGGCAGGTCCTCACCACTTGCAATACACCGCAATTCCTGGCTGGGCACAAGCTTTAGCCACAGGATTCTCGATTATGTTGATTGCACCATCTTGGGGTGGAATGCTGAACGGTTTATTAACCCTTCGTGGAGCGTGGGATAAAGTTCGGGAAAACCCTATTCTTAAATTCTTTGTGGTTGCAATTACCTGTTATGGTATGGCAACTTTCGAAGGACCAATTTTAGCAACGAAAACTTTAAATAAAATTGGACACTACACGGACTGGGTAATTGGTCACGTTCACATTGGTGCACTGGGTTGGAATGGTTTCATGACTTTCGGTATGATCTATTATCTGATTCCAATTATGTGGAGAACAAAAATATGGTCTGTAAAATTAGCTAACTGGCATTTCTGGTTAGGTACTTTAGGGATTATTTTCTATGCTGTTCCTTTATATATCGCAGGATTTACCCAAGGTTTAATGTGGAAACAATTTAATCCGGACGGAACATTATTATACAAAAACTGGCTGGATACTGTAACCGCAATCATCCCTTATTATCAAATGAGATTCGTTGGTGGGTTCCTTTATATTGCCGGAGCTATCCTGATGTGTGTGAACGTTGTTGCAACGGTTAGAAACGGTTCATTCCAAAAGAATGTTCCTGCTGAGGCTCCTGCATTAGCAAAAATTTCAAATCAAAGAAAAGAAGGAGAAGGTCTTCACCTTTGGATCGAGCGTATGCCGACACTCCTTACCATATTATCTTTCGTTGCCGTAGCCATCGGTGGTTTTGTAGAAATTGTACCTACGTTATTAATTAAAGAAAATGTGCCGACGATTGCAGCGGTAAAACCTTATTCACCGCTTGAATTAGAAGGTAGAGATTTATATATCAGAGAAGGATGTAATTCTTGTCACACCCAAATGATCCGGCCATTCCGTGATGAAGTTGTACGGTTCAACGGTAAAAACGGTCAGTACTCGAAAGCTGGTGAATTTATCTATGACAGACCTTTCCTTTGGGGATCAAAAAGAACCGGACCGGATTTGCATAGAGAAGGCGGTAAAAACCCAAGTTCCTGGCATTATAAACACATGTTGAATCCAAGAGTAACTTCAGCTGGATCGATTATGCCGCGTTACCCATGGTTAATTGCAAGAGATTTAGACAGAAGCCAAATGGTTGCTAAAATCGAGTTGATGAAGAACACATTTGATGTACCTTACACCAAAGCACAAATCGATTCTGCAGATTCATGGGCAGACAATCAGGCAAGTTTCATCGTTAAGCAGATCTACTCGGAAGCAGCAGACGTGAAAAACGCTTACGAAGCTAAGAAAAAAGCAGACGGTGCGGATTTTGTTCCATTAGAGAAAAAAGAGATCATTGCATTGATTGCCTATTTGCAGAGACTTGGAACTGATATCAAAACAACTGAAATTCAAACCGCAAGTACAAAATAA
- a CDS encoding cbb3-type cytochrome oxidase subunit 3: MIPQSVKDILSNGENVGFYQTLSMILFLIFFLGIIFYVFSRPKKHYDKEANAPLDDDIEDQNL; this comes from the coding sequence ATGATACCTCAAAGTGTAAAAGACATTTTATCAAACGGCGAAAATGTGGGTTTTTACCAAACATTATCGATGATTCTATTCTTAATTTTCTTTTTAGGTATTATCTTTTATGTTTTCTCGCGACCGAAAAAGCATTACGATAAAGAAGCCAATGCCCCTTTAGATGATGATATTGAAGATCAAAATCTTTAA
- a CDS encoding c-type cytochrome: MRQRTPVYVNIAVILTILLVVYYMFVQESAFLSSPYFWGTVVISIILAMIQHAIGDLIENDQFKKLTDAEKSEYIAAKKVPYLKGLYASAFKKQSTTEEKDILIDHGFDGIMELDNQLPKWWLGLFYFGVAYCAVYMISYFTTDFAHQYVEYDAEYKAQTASIAEYVKNTPPPTIENAVYTPDNIAAGEEVFKTNCVSCHNEGGRGGIGPNLTDNTWINQPEKTLFKNVFHIVENGVTGTAMQAWGKNGVLTGFDIQNVAAYVYHINQEQPPITVSEGGAAPQGTPANWEK, encoded by the coding sequence ATGAGACAAAGAACGCCCGTATATGTAAACATTGCCGTAATACTTACGATTTTATTGGTCGTGTATTATATGTTTGTGCAGGAATCAGCATTCCTATCTTCTCCCTATTTTTGGGGCACGGTGGTAATCAGTATAATCCTCGCTATGATTCAGCATGCAATTGGCGACCTGATCGAAAATGATCAATTCAAAAAATTAACTGATGCAGAGAAAAGCGAATATATCGCAGCTAAGAAAGTACCTTATCTCAAAGGATTATATGCAAGTGCTTTTAAAAAGCAATCTACCACCGAAGAAAAAGACATCCTTATCGACCACGGTTTCGATGGGATTATGGAGTTGGACAATCAGTTGCCAAAATGGTGGTTAGGCCTTTTCTATTTTGGAGTTGCTTATTGTGCGGTTTATATGATTTCCTATTTCACCACGGATTTTGCCCATCAGTATGTAGAATATGACGCAGAATATAAAGCGCAGACCGCAAGTATCGCAGAATATGTTAAAAACACTCCGCCTCCAACCATAGAAAATGCAGTATATACTCCAGACAATATCGCAGCAGGTGAAGAAGTTTTCAAAACAAACTGTGTATCTTGTCACAACGAAGGAGGAAGAGGAGGAATTGGTCCAAACTTAACAGACAACACCTGGATCAACCAACCGGAAAAAACATTGTTTAAAAATGTCTTCCACATTGTAGAAAACGGAGTTACCGGAACTGCGATGCAGGCATGGGGAAAAAATGGTGTACTTACCGGTTTCGATATTCAAAATGTTGCAGCCTATGTTTACCATATCAACCAGGAACAACCTCCTATTACAGTATCAGAAGGTGGAGCAGCTCCGCAGGGAACTCCTGCTAACTGGGAAAAATAA
- the ccoG gene encoding cytochrome c oxidase accessory protein CcoG codes for MSEDNNFRGGQGQVVEAETFRDSVGTMEQSGKRKWVFPRKPQGRYTNYRTLVAIFLLALFFALPFIKINGNPFLLLNILDRQFFILGQPFFPQDFFILALGAITSIVFIILFTVVFGRIFCGWICPQTIFLEMIFRKIDYLVEGDRNKQMKLDRQEWNAEKIGKRALKYFIFLVISLIITHWMYMYIVGYKEVFNIMQKGPFENFSSFLVMIIFTAAFYFTFAWFREQVCTLVCPYGRLQGVLIDKQTINVYYDFKRGENRSKWRKGEDRSAEGKGDCIDCNQCVVVCPTGIDIRDGQQLECVNCTACIDACDEVMVKVGLPKGLIRYATEDEIEKEVPFKFTNKMKAYTAVLILMVGFLGFLLGNRGSLEAKFIKPAGSTFFVRDGNITNIYNYTFLNKSTKDQIVTIKVIEPQHGKIRLSGEEKILLKKDQITKGTVNLSFPENEIKLSKQKVKIGVYDPSGKLLDSFETSFEGPFKIQF; via the coding sequence ATGTCAGAAGATAACAATTTCAGAGGCGGACAAGGACAGGTAGTTGAAGCCGAAACTTTCAGAGATTCCGTGGGAACCATGGAACAATCTGGAAAACGGAAATGGGTTTTCCCCAGAAAACCACAGGGCAGATACACCAATTACAGAACCTTGGTAGCCATTTTTTTACTCGCACTTTTTTTTGCACTTCCGTTCATTAAAATTAATGGAAATCCATTTTTACTCCTTAATATTCTCGACCGCCAATTTTTCATTCTCGGCCAACCCTTTTTTCCGCAGGATTTTTTCATTCTTGCATTGGGAGCAATTACATCCATTGTATTTATCATTCTCTTTACGGTAGTTTTCGGAAGAATTTTTTGTGGTTGGATTTGCCCGCAAACAATTTTCCTGGAAATGATTTTCCGCAAAATAGATTACCTCGTTGAAGGTGACCGCAATAAACAAATGAAATTAGACCGCCAGGAATGGAATGCCGAAAAAATAGGAAAACGTGCTTTGAAATATTTTATATTCCTTGTAATATCTTTAATTATCACCCACTGGATGTACATGTACATCGTAGGTTATAAAGAAGTATTTAACATCATGCAGAAAGGTCCTTTCGAGAACTTCTCAAGCTTTTTGGTGATGATTATATTTACCGCAGCATTCTACTTTACGTTTGCCTGGTTCAGAGAGCAGGTTTGCACCTTAGTTTGTCCGTACGGAAGATTACAGGGCGTATTAATCGACAAACAAACCATCAATGTTTATTACGATTTCAAAAGAGGAGAAAACCGCTCTAAATGGAGAAAAGGCGAAGACCGTTCCGCTGAAGGAAAAGGAGACTGTATCGACTGTAACCAATGTGTTGTCGTTTGCCCAACCGGAATCGACATCAGAGACGGTCAGCAATTAGAATGCGTCAACTGTACTGCCTGTATCGATGCTTGCGACGAGGTGATGGTAAAAGTTGGCCTTCCAAAAGGTCTTATTCGATACGCCACCGAAGATGAGATTGAAAAAGAAGTGCCTTTCAAATTCACCAACAAAATGAAAGCGTATACGGCTGTTTTAATATTAATGGTGGGTTTCTTAGGATTTCTCTTAGGTAACAGAGGTTCACTGGAGGCCAAATTCATTAAGCCTGCAGGATCTACATTCTTTGTCAGAGACGGTAATATTACCAACATCTACAATTACACTTTCCTGAATAAATCTACAAAAGATCAAATCGTGACCATCAAAGTAATCGAACCGCAACACGGTAAAATCAGACTGAGCGGTGAGGAAAAAATTCTTCTTAAAAAAGATCAAATAACAAAAGGTACGGTAAACTTAAGTTTTCCTGAAAATGAAATAAAACTGTCGAAACAAAAAGTGAAAATCGGCGTTTATGATCCATCAGGTAAATTACTCGACTCTTTCGAGACCAGTTTCGAAGGACCATTTAAAATTCAATTTTAA